Sequence from the Nocardia brasiliensis genome:
GTCGCCGCGGCCCGGCGCGCGATTCGCAAGGGCACCAGCACCATCGTGACGGGCGCGATCGACTCGTCGCTGTGCCCGTGGGGCTGGATCGGGCAGCAGGCGAGCGGGCGATTGAGCACCAGCGACGACCCGGCCGACGCCTACCTGCCCTTCGATGCCCGCGCGAACGGGCACGTGCCCGGCGAGGGCGGCGCGATCCTGCTCGTCGAGTCCGATGCGCACGCGCGGGCCCGCGGTGCCCGCGCCTACGGCGAGATCGCCGGCTACGCGGCGACTTTCGATCCGGCGGGGCCGGGCTTGCGCAAGGCGATCGAGGCGGCGCTGGCCGATGCCGGGCGGACACCGGCGGACATCGACGTGGTGTTCGCCGACGCGGCCGGCTTGCCGGAACTCGATCGCGATGAGGCGCGGGCGATTTCGGAAGTATTCGGGGCCGGCGCCGTGCCGGTCACCGCGCCGAAGACGATGACCGGCCGGTTGTACTCCGGTGCCGGGCCGCTCGATCTCGTCGCCGCGCTGCTGACCATGCGCCACGGCCTGATCCCACCGACGGTCAACATCGAGGCCGATCCCGAGGCGCGGATGGACCTGGTGCTCGGCCAGGCCCGCCCGGCCGAGGTGCGCACCGCGCTGGTCCTGGCGCGGGGCTACGGCGGATTCAACTCCGCGCTCGTGCTGAGCAACGAAAACTCATGAAGGAGAACAACAATGGCTGACGGATTCACACTCACCGACCTGGGCCGGATCATGCTCGAGGCCGCGGGCGACGACGGGGTCGACTTCACCGAGCCCGTGCTCGACGTGCTCTTCGACGACCTCGGTTACGACTCGCTCGCGCTGCTCGAGGCCAGCGGCCGGATCGAGCGCGAGTTCGACATCTCGCTGGACGA
This genomic interval carries:
- a CDS encoding ketosynthase chain-length factor, giving the protein MTRAVVTGFGVAAPNGLGAEQYWAATVAGKSGIARVSRFDPSGYPSQLAGEVPGFEAAEHLPGRLLPQTDRMTQLALAATDWAFADAGLTPDRLPEFDMGVITASSAGGFEFGQRELRNLWQRGGQYVSAYQSFAWFYAVNSGQIAIRNGMKGPASVLVSDQAGGLDAVAAARRAIRKGTSTIVTGAIDSSLCPWGWIGQQASGRLSTSDDPADAYLPFDARANGHVPGEGGAILLVESDAHARARGARAYGEIAGYAATFDPAGPGLRKAIEAALADAGRTPADIDVVFADAAGLPELDRDEARAISEVFGAGAVPVTAPKTMTGRLYSGAGPLDLVAALLTMRHGLIPPTVNIEADPEARMDLVLGQARPAEVRTALVLARGYGGFNSALVLSNENS
- a CDS encoding acyl carrier protein; amino-acid sequence: MADGFTLTDLGRIMLEAAGDDGVDFTEPVLDVLFDDLGYDSLALLEASGRIEREFDISLDEDTLLAATTPRALIGAVNARLANAA